One Rhizobiales bacterium GAS188 DNA window includes the following coding sequences:
- a CDS encoding two-component system, OmpR family, response regulator: MKILVVEDDHDAAAYVQKALREEGHVVDRASDGLDGYALAREGSYDVLIVDRMLPKLDGLSLVRSLREQEVETPVLFLSALGQVDDRVKGLRAGGDDYLTKPYAFSELLARIEVLARRRINGPAREETVYHVGDLELDRLSRRVTRAGQILDLQPREFRLLEYMMRHAGQVVTRTMLLEHVWDYHFDPQTNVIDVHVSRLRGKIDKGFDRPLLQTVRGAGYVIRDGAR, encoded by the coding sequence ATGAAAATTCTTGTTGTCGAAGACGATCATGATGCCGCGGCCTATGTCCAGAAGGCGCTGCGGGAGGAGGGGCATGTCGTCGACCGGGCCTCGGACGGGCTCGACGGCTATGCGCTGGCGCGCGAGGGCAGCTATGACGTGCTGATCGTCGACCGGATGCTGCCGAAGCTCGACGGCCTGTCGCTGGTGCGCTCGCTGCGCGAGCAGGAGGTCGAGACCCCCGTGCTCTTCCTGTCGGCCCTCGGCCAGGTCGATGACCGCGTCAAAGGCCTCAGGGCCGGCGGCGACGACTACCTGACCAAGCCCTATGCGTTTTCCGAGCTGCTCGCCCGGATCGAGGTGTTGGCGCGACGCCGCATCAATGGCCCGGCTCGCGAGGAGACGGTCTACCATGTGGGCGATCTCGAGCTCGACCGGCTGTCGCGCCGCGTCACCCGGGCCGGCCAGATCCTCGATCTGCAGCCGCGCGAGTTCCGCCTCCTGGAATACATGATGCGCCATGCCGGCCAGGTGGTGACGCGCACCATGCTCCTGGAACATGTGTGGGATTATCACTTCGACCCGCAGACCAATGTCATCGACGTGCATGTGTCGCGGCTGCGCGGCAAGATCGACAAGGGTTTCGACCGCCCATTGCTGCAGACCGTGCGCGGAGCCGGATATGTGATTCGTGACGGCGCTCGGTAA